A window of Cryptomeria japonica chromosome 3, Sugi_1.0, whole genome shotgun sequence contains these coding sequences:
- the LOC131074894 gene encoding protein LEAD-SENSITIVE 1-like: MGSAYSVPIHVEMNITEISPGDHIYTSRSLYDHHGIYIGEDLDLVIHFQNSVGDKLLGSSIHRFDQCPDCGHHSGRSGVVLISCLNCFLRDGKIYRYQYGYRTQYWRKILWELTRFPRLLKCCTSFTSDPPEIVIGRAKELLTDGFGDYNLVTNNCEDFALLCKTGNHIQGGQIRLLVLRSRCSSI; this comes from the exons ATGGGGAGCGCTTACTCTGTGCCCATCCACGTTGAGATGAATATAACTGAAATCTCACCTGGGGATCACATCTACACTTCACGAAGCCTCTATGACCACCATG GTATTTATATTGGGGAGGATCTAGATCTAGTCATACATTTTCAAAATTCCGTGGGCGACAAGCTGCTTGGAAGTTCTATTCATCGATTCGACCAGTGCCCTGATTGCGGCCACCACAGCGGAAGGAGTGGAGTCGTGCTGATCAGTTGCTTAAATTGCTTTCTGCGGGATGGAAAGATTTATCGATATCAATATGGATATCGTACACAATATTGGCGAAAGATCTTGTGGGAACTGACTCGGTTTCCACGATTACTGAAATGTTGCACGTCGTTCACTTCTGATCCTCCGGAAATTGTAATTGGTCGTGCAAAGGAGCTGCTTACAGATGGATTTGGGGATTACAATCTGGTTACGAACAACTGTGAGGACTTCGCTCTCCTTTGTAAGACCGGGAACCATATTCAAGGCGGGCAAATAAGGTTGCTAGTATTACGGTCTCGTTGCTCATCTATATGA